The following coding sequences are from one uncultured Cohaesibacter sp. window:
- a CDS encoding TolC family protein, with protein MQALDKILCIESVVRRSAVLLAMLPLAGCMVASYGDASDVKLAKLRAQGVSASVEQSIQQRAEKALSSTAIKRKIKRQAELQNKDAERTLTLEDLLKSTLERNTAIASAANNIDRSSAQHMNSILGYLPQISAAYTYEYLDEKVVSSDNAVYQLGEAKYPVKTGSVTIEQPLWDLSRIYAIRYADTTSRKSEVDYLAAIAEASHKVFGTYLVAVQSKLRMQSLQKRQRFINRQITGQFVLDTNGLGDEGALASLRGNKADLHAEETLEAATFEQALAELARLSGTVVSDVQDIKFPKGFEGIEDGLDLDEAVADALRHNPRMLSSALQVTAAEQRYRQAVASDFSPVLSGYLTFEDENRTASRFGGGSHTQDATLGVKLSVPIFNASGSGYSNAVLVQDAESAAIDHHALARELETQLRATYARMRALTKSLRSLNHVVVQNDRAYRNERNKLNNGQSVDLAVATRELSLNKAIERRNYYQIEYLKSWGQLQYLLGKNLLDPEF; from the coding sequence ATGCAAGCGTTAGATAAAATCCTCTGCATCGAATCGGTTGTGCGCAGATCGGCTGTGCTGTTGGCTATGCTTCCTCTGGCTGGGTGCATGGTTGCATCCTACGGAGATGCGTCTGATGTTAAATTGGCGAAATTGCGTGCTCAGGGGGTGTCGGCCAGTGTGGAGCAGAGCATCCAACAAAGGGCTGAGAAGGCGTTGAGTTCAACTGCAATAAAACGCAAAATCAAACGTCAAGCAGAGTTGCAGAACAAAGATGCCGAACGAACCCTCACTTTGGAGGATTTGCTTAAAAGCACATTGGAGCGGAACACCGCCATCGCATCCGCTGCAAACAATATCGATCGTTCCAGTGCCCAGCACATGAATTCAATTTTGGGGTATCTGCCGCAAATTTCCGCAGCCTACACATATGAATATCTTGATGAAAAGGTTGTGAGTTCTGACAATGCTGTATATCAGCTTGGGGAGGCGAAATATCCCGTCAAAACGGGAAGCGTCACCATTGAGCAACCTCTTTGGGATCTGTCCCGAATCTATGCCATCAGATATGCCGATACGACGAGTCGAAAGTCAGAAGTGGATTATCTAGCGGCAATTGCCGAGGCAAGCCACAAGGTGTTCGGTACATATTTGGTAGCGGTGCAGTCCAAGTTGCGTATGCAGTCGCTGCAGAAGCGGCAGCGCTTTATCAATCGGCAGATTACAGGTCAGTTTGTTCTTGATACCAATGGATTGGGCGACGAGGGGGCTTTGGCTTCACTGCGTGGCAACAAGGCTGATCTTCACGCAGAGGAAACTCTCGAGGCAGCCACCTTTGAGCAGGCACTCGCCGAGTTGGCCCGACTATCGGGAACGGTCGTGAGTGATGTCCAGGATATCAAATTCCCCAAAGGGTTTGAGGGGATCGAGGACGGCTTGGATCTTGACGAGGCGGTCGCTGATGCTCTCAGGCACAATCCCAGAATGCTGTCCTCAGCTCTTCAGGTTACTGCGGCCGAACAGCGGTATCGTCAGGCTGTGGCCAGCGATTTTTCTCCGGTGTTGAGCGGTTATCTGACGTTCGAGGATGAAAACCGAACTGCAAGTCGTTTTGGTGGTGGCTCGCACACACAGGATGCGACCCTCGGGGTTAAATTGTCCGTTCCCATTTTCAATGCCAGCGGTTCAGGCTATTCCAATGCTGTTCTGGTGCAAGACGCGGAAAGTGCGGCTATTGATCATCATGCATTGGCGCGAGAGCTGGAGACGCAATTGCGCGCCACATATGCCCGTATGCGCGCATTGACCAAGTCGCTGCGCAGCCTCAACCATGTTGTTGTGCAGAATGATCGTGCTTATCGCAATGAACGCAACAAGCTGAACAACGGGCAGTCTGTTGATCTGGCTGTTGCAACACGGGAATTGTCTCTCAATAAAGCTATAGAGCGCCGGAATTATTATCAGATTGAGTATCTGAAATCCTGGGGGCAGCTTCAGTATCTGCTGGGTAAGAACTTGCTGGATCCGGAGTTCTAG
- a CDS encoding response regulator transcription factor, with amino-acid sequence MANIVVVEDNLAVRSSLADFLSLNGHSVSEVGDAIELYKQLADNKYDVAVVDVNLPHHDGFSITEYLSQKKLCSIIIMTARDALQDRVKGYNCGADIYMVKPIEPEELAAAISSLIQKGGTTSAMAREQDISWQLNLKSLLLKAPNDTYISLTKRETALLKHVAEAAGNVISREDLKELLGKQNSPINRGQLDTLISRLRSKVRSQSNLELPLVTAHNSGFSLAIKIVEM; translated from the coding sequence ATGGCAAATATCGTGGTCGTTGAGGACAATCTTGCCGTGCGTAGCAGTCTTGCAGACTTTCTTTCACTCAATGGACATTCAGTGAGCGAAGTCGGAGACGCTATTGAACTATATAAACAATTGGCTGACAATAAATACGACGTGGCCGTTGTTGACGTCAACCTTCCCCATCACGACGGTTTCTCAATAACTGAATATCTTTCCCAAAAAAAATTGTGTTCAATCATCATCATGACAGCGCGGGACGCTCTGCAAGACAGAGTGAAAGGCTACAATTGCGGCGCCGACATCTACATGGTCAAGCCGATTGAACCTGAAGAGTTAGCCGCAGCAATTTCTTCATTGATACAAAAAGGCGGCACGACCTCTGCAATGGCGCGCGAGCAAGATATTAGTTGGCAGCTCAACTTGAAAAGCCTGCTTTTGAAAGCACCAAACGACACCTATATTTCATTGACGAAGAGGGAAACCGCCCTGCTAAAACATGTCGCAGAGGCTGCAGGCAATGTTATCAGTCGTGAAGACCTGAAGGAGCTATTGGGCAAACAGAACAGCCCAATAAACCGCGGCCAACTGGATACACTCATCTCGCGTCTACGCAGCAAGGTTAGAAGCCAAAGCAATCTTGAGCTGCCGCTGGTAACTGCCCACAACAGCGGTTTCAGCTTGGCTATAAAGATTGTTGAAATGTAG
- a CDS encoding L-idonate 5-dehydrogenase, translating into MKAVVCHGPKDVRIEDTSLPEMSSREVLIKIGAGGICGSDLHYYNDGGFGDVRIKEPMILGHEVSGTIVEVGADVTNVKPGDLVAISPSRPCGDCEYCRKAMYNHCMNMRFYGSAMPFPHIQGAFSQQLVALGSQCHVLPKGTDVHKAAFAEPFSVALHAVKRAGSLIGKRVLVTGCGPIGALVVAAAKLHGALEVVVTDLIDEALAKAKLLGADDTVNVATESEKIAAYSAGKGQFDVVIECSGSQAAMVSGYQMIRPTGVLVQLGLGGDVTIPQNMIVSKEIEVRGAFRFHEEFAWAVELIGSGRLDPTPILTGTYPIDDAVAAFEAAKDRKKSMKVQLSFA; encoded by the coding sequence TTGAAAGCAGTTGTTTGCCACGGCCCTAAGGATGTCAGGATCGAAGACACCAGCTTGCCTGAAATGAGCAGCCGTGAGGTATTGATCAAAATTGGGGCCGGTGGAATATGCGGATCGGATCTGCACTATTATAATGATGGTGGATTTGGCGACGTGCGCATCAAGGAACCCATGATTCTTGGCCATGAGGTTTCTGGCACAATTGTCGAAGTCGGGGCTGATGTCACGAATGTGAAGCCCGGGGATTTGGTCGCAATCAGCCCCAGCCGACCATGTGGGGACTGTGAATATTGCCGCAAAGCAATGTATAATCACTGCATGAACATGCGCTTTTATGGTAGCGCCATGCCTTTTCCGCACATTCAGGGAGCATTTAGCCAGCAGCTCGTTGCTCTGGGATCTCAATGTCACGTTCTTCCTAAAGGCACAGATGTTCATAAAGCAGCTTTTGCAGAGCCATTTTCCGTTGCCCTGCATGCAGTCAAGCGTGCTGGTTCACTGATTGGCAAGCGGGTGTTGGTTACGGGCTGCGGCCCCATCGGAGCACTTGTCGTTGCAGCTGCGAAACTGCACGGCGCTCTGGAAGTCGTTGTTACAGACCTGATTGACGAAGCTTTGGCAAAGGCTAAATTGCTTGGCGCTGATGACACCGTAAATGTCGCCACCGAATCCGAGAAAATAGCTGCCTATTCAGCAGGCAAGGGGCAATTTGATGTTGTCATAGAGTGTTCAGGCAGTCAGGCCGCGATGGTTTCGGGCTATCAGATGATCCGCCCCACCGGGGTCTTGGTACAGCTGGGTCTTGGCGGCGATGTTACAATCCCTCAGAACATGATTGTTTCCAAGGAGATTGAGGTTCGTGGCGCATTCCGCTTTCATGAAGAATTCGCCTGGGCTGTTGAATTGATCGGAAGCGGTCGTCTTGACCCGACCCCAATCCTGACAGGCACCTATCCGATTGACGATGCTGTAGCTGCATTTGAGGCCGCCAAGGATCGCAAGAAATCCATGAAGGTTCAGCTTTCCTTCGCATAA
- a CDS encoding HAMP domain-containing sensor histidine kinase, with amino-acid sequence MVSGILHGQARKKPGVFAAFLAGLVKFSSAGISIAWSLGGAETDGLFEYSYWIAVALFTPLMAFSIMQKARSIDRIRQETTSLRIARRAERAARDLVKIRTSELEAAKEMAELALVAEQEGQAEQLRFIDVVRHQYQTPLSVIRTSLASLRHALPKMNDANRLRMNRIDSAVTDLVQLLDSSLQKSRMRGTELIPDAQPVALEAFLEEIIEHNETLHAGRKFVLEWEGSILQRNAVLDSAMVGMALQNLIDNSVKFSSADTIVKLKCSINDAMFIVSVEDDGIGIPCEEIRSVGKRFFRASNAGGVAGTGLGLHIVKSVAIAHDGDFEIANKPAGGVVASLSLRLTSQVQ; translated from the coding sequence GTGGTTTCTGGCATTCTTCACGGTCAGGCCCGCAAAAAGCCCGGTGTCTTTGCTGCTTTTCTTGCCGGTTTAGTCAAGTTTTCTTCAGCTGGCATCTCTATCGCTTGGAGCCTTGGAGGTGCCGAGACGGATGGTTTGTTTGAATATTCCTATTGGATTGCCGTTGCCTTGTTTACTCCACTCATGGCGTTTTCGATTATGCAGAAGGCTCGTTCGATTGATCGTATTCGGCAGGAGACAACATCTCTGCGCATTGCCAGAAGAGCGGAGCGAGCCGCTCGCGATCTTGTGAAAATTCGAACCTCAGAGCTTGAGGCTGCTAAGGAGATGGCGGAACTCGCATTGGTGGCCGAGCAGGAGGGGCAAGCCGAGCAGTTACGCTTTATAGATGTCGTAAGACATCAGTACCAGACGCCGCTGTCTGTCATTCGAACGAGTTTGGCGTCTCTGCGACACGCGTTGCCAAAAATGAATGATGCCAATCGGCTAAGAATGAACCGGATAGATTCTGCGGTTACGGATTTGGTCCAGCTCTTGGATTCGTCCCTTCAGAAAAGCCGTATGCGTGGCACCGAGCTTATTCCCGATGCGCAGCCTGTTGCTCTTGAGGCATTCTTAGAAGAGATAATTGAGCATAATGAGACGCTTCATGCCGGGCGAAAATTTGTCTTGGAATGGGAAGGTTCAATTCTGCAAAGGAACGCTGTGTTGGACAGTGCAATGGTGGGGATGGCGCTTCAGAATCTAATCGACAACTCCGTTAAATTTTCTTCAGCAGATACGATTGTCAAACTGAAATGTAGCATAAACGATGCGATGTTTATCGTCTCGGTCGAGGACGATGGTATTGGCATTCCTTGCGAAGAAATCAGATCGGTTGGAAAGAGATTTTTTAGGGCCTCCAATGCAGGTGGCGTCGCCGGAACAGGATTGGGCCTTCATATTGTAAAATCCGTCGCGATTGCTCACGATGGGGACTTTGAAATAGCAAATAAACCCGCCGGGGGTGTTGTAGCATCTCTTTCTCTCAGGCTTACCAGTCAGGTTCAATAG
- a CDS encoding gluconokinase codes for MSMAVSQFQFNALPVIIVMGVCGCGKSSVGEALAKRHDLPFLDADDYHPKANVDKMSKGIALQDDDRWPWFEILSEAINEKAVGSGSCVCGCSALKRSYRRYLSEHIDRPVLYVHLHGSKELLFERMSARKDHYMPPSLLESQLATLEPPESDENAIVISIDQSVLEIVEETEHALTLDAHE; via the coding sequence ATGTCGATGGCGGTATCACAGTTTCAGTTTAATGCTCTGCCGGTGATCATCGTCATGGGCGTTTGTGGATGCGGCAAATCATCTGTCGGCGAGGCGCTGGCCAAAAGACATGACTTGCCATTTCTGGATGCGGACGACTATCACCCCAAGGCCAATGTCGACAAAATGTCGAAAGGCATTGCCTTACAGGATGATGATCGCTGGCCATGGTTTGAAATCCTCTCCGAGGCGATCAATGAAAAGGCGGTAGGCTCTGGTAGCTGCGTGTGTGGTTGTTCTGCTTTGAAACGTAGCTATCGTCGCTATTTGTCAGAACACATTGACCGTCCGGTGCTCTATGTTCACTTGCATGGTAGCAAGGAGTTGCTGTTTGAACGCATGTCGGCACGCAAGGATCATTACATGCCCCCAAGTCTGCTGGAGAGCCAGTTGGCCACCTTGGAACCGCCAGAGAGCGATGAGAATGCTATTGTCATCTCAATAGATCAAAGTGTTTTGGAAATTGTCGAAGAAACCGAGCATGCTTTGACACTCGACGCACACGAATGA
- a CDS encoding efflux RND transporter periplasmic adaptor subunit produces MIAHLTALAHSEPSAVGYRLVHGHFPETIDISALAKGLSDKPSLKRFGDDLLIIIPGLDGNEQATWCAWLFDHVPPVNELPALIDVLSNLGKAVFASSPDGVEPVLASEQQKSSKAVPSGTFLQTLKDLSGLGALARSKYMKRFAESVSLNGVAKAAFLVHCKSKKCGSVIVSDQSLIGFSDEVAQLVSSRRKEVSVEEVFSANSEDEDHLLEATLAEAIAAENLHLFVPALNENGIAIVLVGAVKPAKGELEPFAELANLGLRQKKSRKDKQNKRFWQIVSFGAILALGIYLLMPAKLIVTASALSLPQTAQSVNLSFDSYLQEMNVDVGDKVTQGDELALMTAPGLEARHSEVTLQISVQEMSGKAALAQNDYGSYQLAMQKLETQKAELTQIEQKLDQLSVRAPLSGTVIRTLGRDSLGRHVSTGQPLVIIQPDDHFAVALTLSDVDAPLVKPGQKGAIFFRGLSDRTYSFTVQTPVYVETNEQSQAEQLVAKASIDQPGEGRLIAGLSGFARLEAGSDLHIFVLTRYAVEFIKVKAWTYLGLHF; encoded by the coding sequence ATGATTGCTCATCTTACCGCGCTCGCGCATAGCGAGCCGAGCGCGGTCGGGTATCGGCTTGTCCACGGCCACTTTCCCGAAACAATCGATATTTCCGCCCTTGCAAAGGGCTTGAGCGACAAGCCCAGTCTGAAACGATTTGGGGATGATTTGCTTATTATCATTCCCGGTCTTGACGGGAATGAGCAAGCAACATGGTGCGCATGGCTATTTGATCACGTCCCTCCTGTAAATGAGCTTCCAGCTCTTATCGATGTGCTTTCTAATCTTGGTAAGGCTGTGTTCGCCTCAAGTCCGGACGGGGTGGAGCCGGTTCTTGCTTCTGAGCAACAGAAATCGAGCAAGGCTGTGCCAAGTGGCACATTTTTGCAAACACTGAAAGATTTGAGTGGTTTGGGCGCACTGGCCCGCAGCAAATACATGAAGCGATTTGCGGAGAGTGTAAGCCTGAATGGCGTCGCAAAAGCCGCATTTCTAGTGCATTGCAAGAGCAAGAAATGCGGATCTGTAATCGTCTCGGACCAGTCATTGATCGGCTTCTCAGACGAGGTTGCCCAACTGGTATCCTCCCGAAGAAAAGAGGTCTCTGTTGAGGAGGTCTTTTCCGCCAACTCTGAAGATGAGGACCATTTGCTCGAAGCCACACTGGCTGAGGCGATTGCTGCGGAAAATCTCCATCTTTTTGTGCCCGCATTGAATGAAAACGGCATTGCTATTGTGCTTGTGGGTGCGGTGAAGCCTGCAAAGGGAGAGCTTGAACCCTTCGCTGAATTGGCAAATCTGGGGTTGCGGCAAAAGAAGTCACGGAAGGATAAACAAAATAAGCGGTTCTGGCAGATTGTTTCTTTTGGAGCCATTCTAGCGCTTGGCATCTATCTGTTGATGCCTGCGAAGCTTATTGTTACGGCATCGGCGTTGAGCCTGCCACAAACTGCTCAGTCCGTTAATTTGTCCTTCGATAGCTATTTACAGGAAATGAATGTCGATGTTGGCGACAAGGTAACCCAAGGGGATGAATTGGCGCTGATGACGGCACCCGGACTGGAAGCCCGCCATTCTGAAGTTACCTTGCAGATCTCGGTTCAGGAAATGTCCGGCAAGGCGGCTTTGGCCCAGAATGATTATGGCAGTTATCAGCTCGCCATGCAGAAGCTGGAGACACAGAAGGCAGAACTCACGCAAATCGAGCAAAAACTGGACCAACTATCGGTTCGGGCGCCGTTAAGCGGAACAGTTATTCGTACCTTAGGTCGGGATTCTCTTGGACGTCATGTTTCTACCGGGCAGCCGCTTGTTATTATCCAGCCGGACGATCATTTTGCCGTTGCACTGACACTATCGGATGTTGATGCGCCGCTCGTGAAACCGGGACAGAAGGGGGCCATCTTCTTTCGCGGGCTAAGTGATCGCACATATTCCTTCACTGTTCAAACGCCCGTTTATGTTGAGACGAATGAGCAATCACAAGCCGAGCAGTTGGTTGCCAAGGCCAGTATCGATCAACCGGGGGAAGGGCGTCTTATTGCAGGGCTATCTGGTTTTGCGCGTTTGGAAGCTGGCTCGGATCTGCACATTTTCGTGCTGACACGATATGCTGTCGAATTTATAAAGGTGAAAGCGTGGACCTACCTAGGCTTACACTTCTAA
- a CDS encoding site-2 protease family protein, translating to MDLPRLTLLRQIDLRPSQEGKDTLFLARDRANGKIFTISRLLAGRIRRVRKLTDPRSKQPEAQKTMDNAAARDLFQFLHIMESMRDRETLEKARFNPIFMSLPLFDLGRYQKHLRPLASVFVRPAFLFFMAALLCWCVVLGVRNNWSILGTFSSVFSLEAILTFGLIAPFLKVVHEMGHVLVATRLGVKVRMAGIYLISFYPLPYVDCSDADFSARRRHRVLISLAGIIVDVTIGMIAFIGWHFTRGSYFHTIFGNIFVFSTLNSILFNANPLSKLDGYFAFSDLIGHRNLYTNAAMRLSNMMHFVFSLGNEGSLPQSGREALMVLYSMATVAYRIYIISKIAFVMAPKYLGLGAFCVIWGMIVMFYSPIKAFIEKRMQKQSRSVSETATDANVNAPRKLRKGPIKFAPLLILIGLCFVPFPFSALIPVQLDTSQSYSVTVAHEGFLKNIHLAGTVKRGDALAEIDNPSVDEELWLVGHQLAEAELALRNARGMGEARAQATRKQLASLNERRDILVNSRDEQIIRASVDGYFIPTASYNVREYKIAGEILGDLLPSQGSAVFTGQFPERYVSKFQNELAGAEFRLNGQYYDVEPERFKLQAIMTYQRSAGSRSYRVRFSFDHSPSELAGQPGKVRFSFKARPLWRHFQFWYENILANYRQAQLTDREKYLAQ from the coding sequence GTGGACCTACCTAGGCTTACACTTCTAAGACAGATCGACTTGCGTCCGTCACAGGAAGGAAAAGATACGCTTTTTCTTGCCCGCGACCGAGCGAATGGCAAGATATTTACGATATCGCGTCTTCTTGCCGGTCGCATCAGACGGGTACGCAAACTGACGGATCCCCGTTCAAAGCAGCCCGAAGCACAAAAGACGATGGATAACGCAGCAGCTCGAGATCTTTTCCAGTTTCTGCATATCATGGAGTCTATGCGCGATCGAGAAACGTTGGAGAAAGCACGCTTCAATCCGATTTTCATGTCGCTTCCTCTGTTCGATTTGGGGCGCTATCAAAAACATTTGCGACCGCTGGCAAGCGTATTTGTCAGACCTGCATTCCTGTTTTTCATGGCCGCGCTTTTATGCTGGTGTGTCGTGCTGGGAGTGAGAAACAATTGGTCGATTCTGGGCACTTTCTCTTCAGTCTTCTCCCTTGAGGCCATTCTTACATTCGGCCTGATTGCACCTTTTCTGAAGGTTGTTCACGAAATGGGGCATGTGCTTGTGGCTACCCGTTTAGGGGTGAAAGTGCGCATGGCGGGGATCTACTTGATTTCCTTCTATCCGTTGCCCTATGTCGATTGTAGCGATGCGGATTTTTCAGCAAGGCGAAGACATCGCGTGCTGATCAGCCTTGCTGGCATCATTGTTGATGTTACCATCGGCATGATTGCTTTTATCGGCTGGCATTTCACGCGGGGATCATATTTCCATACGATTTTTGGCAATATCTTTGTCTTCTCAACCCTTAATTCTATTCTGTTTAACGCCAATCCTCTTTCCAAACTGGATGGTTATTTCGCTTTTTCCGATCTGATAGGGCATCGAAATTTATATACCAATGCAGCCATGCGCCTTTCCAACATGATGCATTTTGTTTTCAGTTTGGGTAATGAAGGCTCCTTGCCGCAGAGCGGACGAGAAGCTCTGATGGTATTGTACTCCATGGCAACGGTTGCCTATCGCATTTATATCATTTCAAAAATCGCTTTTGTTATGGCTCCAAAATATCTTGGTTTGGGTGCCTTCTGCGTCATCTGGGGAATGATTGTCATGTTCTACAGTCCCATCAAGGCCTTCATTGAAAAACGCATGCAAAAGCAATCCCGCTCTGTGAGCGAGACGGCGACAGACGCGAATGTCAATGCTCCCCGAAAATTAAGAAAAGGACCGATCAAGTTTGCGCCTCTTTTGATCTTGATCGGCCTTTGCTTTGTCCCATTTCCATTCTCAGCTTTGATTCCTGTCCAGTTGGATACATCGCAATCTTATTCAGTAACGGTCGCACACGAAGGATTTTTAAAAAATATCCATTTGGCGGGGACGGTTAAACGAGGGGATGCCCTGGCGGAAATCGATAATCCTTCTGTCGATGAAGAACTCTGGCTGGTTGGCCATCAATTGGCTGAGGCCGAACTTGCCTTGCGCAATGCGAGAGGAATGGGGGAAGCTAGGGCACAGGCAACGCGCAAGCAACTTGCTTCGCTTAATGAACGTCGCGATATTTTGGTAAACTCAAGGGATGAACAGATCATCAGAGCATCGGTCGACGGATATTTCATTCCAACAGCCAGCTATAATGTGCGCGAATACAAGATCGCGGGTGAGATTCTGGGAGATTTGCTGCCAAGTCAAGGGAGCGCCGTCTTTACAGGGCAATTTCCCGAACGTTACGTTTCGAAGTTCCAAAACGAATTGGCCGGTGCGGAATTTCGGCTCAATGGCCAATATTATGATGTCGAACCAGAGCGTTTCAAGTTGCAGGCAATCATGACCTATCAAAGATCTGCAGGCAGCCGATCCTATCGTGTACGCTTTTCTTTTGATCACTCTCCCTCTGAACTGGCTGGCCAGCCCGGGAAGGTTCGTTTTTCGTTTAAGGCAAGGCCTTTATGGCGACATTTCCAATTCTGGTACGAAAATATTCTTGCAAATTATCGTCAGGCCCAGTTAACCGACAGAGAGAAATATCTAGCGCAATAG
- a CDS encoding HlyD family efflux transporter periplasmic adaptor subunit: MAFSMRTMLAFAFLIASHQTYAQGLSPLTEFGVGGGMLDGVNCTVKPIQTVELSSQIRGLVADVMVRPGAHVKKGDPLVGLDVDIAKADMLLSKTRSESDAMLKAAVIKRDALVKKEARLAKAVEQKAVSLSDYEEAALELALAENDILRENQSLDIARIDYQKAKLLVEKSVIKSPVDGVIGEELVAPGEAVSDGPLATIFVIDPLLVEAFVPVQLLSKYAKQADYSIRIDGDGPQGVPVQLDHISQMADLTSNTVSMFFTLSDSKVLPGSKCILLPPRS; encoded by the coding sequence ATGGCATTTTCAATGCGAACCATGCTTGCCTTTGCATTTTTGATCGCTTCGCACCAGACATATGCGCAAGGTCTGTCTCCCCTGACTGAATTTGGTGTCGGGGGTGGAATGCTGGATGGCGTTAACTGCACGGTTAAGCCCATCCAGACGGTGGAACTGAGCTCCCAAATCAGGGGGCTTGTCGCTGACGTCATGGTGCGTCCCGGCGCACATGTCAAAAAAGGCGATCCGCTAGTAGGGCTCGATGTGGACATAGCGAAGGCAGATATGCTGCTGTCTAAAACCAGATCTGAGTCTGATGCGATGTTGAAGGCGGCTGTTATCAAGCGGGATGCGTTGGTAAAGAAGGAAGCGCGCTTGGCAAAGGCTGTTGAGCAAAAGGCGGTTTCTCTGTCCGACTATGAAGAGGCGGCTCTCGAGCTGGCTTTGGCGGAGAACGATATTCTTCGTGAAAACCAGTCTCTGGATATCGCCCGCATCGACTATCAAAAGGCGAAACTTCTCGTTGAGAAATCGGTGATCAAAAGTCCTGTTGATGGTGTGATCGGAGAAGAACTCGTCGCGCCGGGTGAAGCTGTCAGTGATGGTCCATTGGCGACTATTTTTGTCATTGATCCCCTTCTGGTCGAGGCTTTCGTGCCGGTTCAGTTGCTCAGTAAATATGCAAAGCAAGCTGACTATTCGATTCGGATAGATGGTGATGGCCCTCAAGGGGTGCCCGTCCAGCTTGATCACATTTCCCAAATGGCAGACCTAACGTCGAACACGGTGTCTATGTTTTTTACACTGTCCGATTCCAAGGTGCTGCCTGGCAGCAAGTGTATTTTGCTGCCGCCTAGAAGCTGA
- a CDS encoding DUF3467 domain-containing protein → MTDKPEASSQSLNGLNINWDDSQMESQYANIGTATATREEFFLLFGTHTQWRGSLKENGGVNVKLAQRIVMSPYAAKRLATILAQSIKAYESQFGTIEI, encoded by the coding sequence ATGACTGACAAACCAGAAGCATCAAGCCAGTCGCTTAACGGGCTCAATATCAACTGGGATGATAGCCAGATGGAAAGCCAATATGCAAATATCGGCACGGCTACCGCAACACGGGAAGAATTCTTTCTTCTGTTCGGCACGCACACGCAATGGCGGGGTTCTTTGAAAGAAAATGGTGGAGTCAATGTCAAGCTGGCTCAGAGAATTGTCATGAGCCCATATGCAGCAAAAAGACTTGCGACTATATTGGCCCAATCAATCAAAGCCTACGAAAGCCAGTTTGGCACAATCGAAATCTAA
- a CDS encoding SDR family oxidoreductase, translating to MNIDELFGLKGHRALVTGSGQGIGYQLACGLAEVGAEIVLNDIAEDRLETAAQKLTDMGATVHKLPFDVTDAGLVAKKIDAFEAEVGPIDILVNNAGMQYRAPLEEFPADKFDFLMKLNVNSVFYVSKAVAQHMIKRGKGKIVNICSVQTALARPSIAPYTGSKGAVANLTKGMATDWARHGLQINGLAPGYFKTELTSALVADDDFTAWLSNRTPAGRWGDVSELVGACVFLSSNASSFVNGHVLYVDGGITVSV from the coding sequence GTGAATATCGATGAACTTTTTGGCTTGAAAGGGCACCGCGCGTTGGTGACTGGATCCGGGCAGGGCATCGGCTACCAGTTGGCTTGCGGTTTGGCTGAAGTAGGCGCAGAAATTGTGCTGAATGATATTGCAGAAGATCGCCTTGAAACTGCAGCGCAAAAACTGACCGATATGGGAGCGACAGTTCACAAACTGCCTTTCGATGTGACCGACGCAGGTCTAGTTGCCAAGAAAATCGACGCATTCGAAGCCGAAGTCGGGCCAATTGATATTCTGGTCAATAACGCCGGCATGCAATATCGTGCGCCGCTGGAAGAATTCCCTGCCGACAAATTCGATTTCCTGATGAAACTCAATGTCAATTCTGTCTTTTACGTCAGCAAGGCAGTTGCCCAGCACATGATCAAGCGCGGCAAGGGCAAGATTGTCAATATCTGCTCGGTACAGACCGCTTTGGCACGCCCGTCCATCGCCCCTTACACCGGCTCAAAAGGTGCCGTTGCCAACCTGACCAAGGGCATGGCTACAGACTGGGCACGTCACGGCCTGCAAATCAACGGCTTGGCTCCGGGCTATTTCAAAACCGAGCTGACCTCTGCCTTGGTTGCTGACGACGACTTTACCGCTTGGCTTAGCAACCGTACACCTGCTGGCCGCTGGGGAGACGTTAGCGAATTGGTTGGTGCTTGTGTTTTCCTTAGCTCCAATGCTTCATCTTTCGTGAATGGACACGTGCTTTATGTCGATGGCGGTATCACAGTTTCAGTTTAA